A single region of the Bacillus cereus genome encodes:
- a CDS encoding CoA-binding protein, translating into MTIENPTRTEIGEVLKKSKTIAVVGLSDKPERTSYMVSKAMQDAGYRIIPVNPTVDEVLGEKAVPSLKDIKEHVDIVNVFRRSEFLMDVGKEFVEIDADVFWAQLGVQDEDTYKLLQEKGYTVIMDRCIKVEHAMTK; encoded by the coding sequence ATGACAATTGAAAACCCAACTCGTACGGAAATTGGTGAAGTATTGAAGAAAAGCAAAACAATCGCAGTTGTTGGATTATCAGATAAACCAGAACGTACATCGTATATGGTTTCAAAAGCAATGCAAGACGCGGGGTACCGCATTATACCGGTAAATCCAACAGTTGATGAAGTACTTGGAGAAAAGGCAGTGCCTTCACTAAAGGATATTAAAGAACATGTTGATATCGTAAACGTATTCCGCCGTTCAGAATTTTTAATGGATGTTGGGAAAGAGTTTGTAGAGATTGATGCAGATGTTTTTTGGGCACAATTAGGAGTACAAGATGAAGATACATATAAACTTTTACAAGAAAAAGGCTATACTGTAATAATGGATCGTTGTATTAAAGTAGAGCATGCGATGACAAAGTAG
- the parC gene encoding DNA topoisomerase IV subunit A, with product MQAEKFHDLPLEDVLGDRFARYSKYIIQDRALPDARDGLKPVQRRILYSMYVEGNVHDKAFRKSAKTVGNVIGNYHPHGDSSVYEAMVRLSQTWKVRNVLVEMHGNNGSVDGDPAAAMRYTEARLSPIASELLRDLDKETVEFVSNFDDTSEEPVVLPAMFPNLLVNGSTGISAGYATEIPPHHLGEVIDATMMRIDKPNSTVDDLLTVIKGPDFPTGGIIQGIDGIKKAYETGRGKIIIRGKAEVETIRGGKQQIVITEIPYEVNKANLVKKMDELRLDKKLDGIAEVRDETDRTGLRIVVELKKEVNAEGILNYLYKNTDLQIPYNFNMVAINNRRPTLMTLPKILDAYIGHQKEVVTRRSQYELRKAENRQHIVEGLKKALSILDEVIETIRASKDKRNAKDNLSAKFGFTEAQSEAIVSLQLYRLTNTDITALEQEADELNKKIIELQSILQSEKRLLQVIKTDLKRVKKTYSDDRRAIIEEQIEEIKIDVEVMIPQEDVIVTVTKEGYVKRTGWRSHNASNGKDFGMKEGDILLERFDTNTTETVLLFTNKGNYIYLPVYEMPEIRWKDLGQHVANLVSLERDEMIIWATVVPNFEEEKRFIVFVTRNGMIKKTELNQYKVQRYSRAFVAVNLKKEDEVVDIFATDGTSDIVLATHGAYALIFHEDEVSPVGVRAAGVKAINLKEDDYVASGKPLNGDKDQLILVTQRGAVKRLKASEIEKSTRAKRGLVIFKELKRNPYRIVGIEIVRDDELVYMKTEKHIVEEIDPKAYRNKDRYSNGSLVLDVNDTGEVVETWTKKRTE from the coding sequence ATGCAAGCAGAGAAGTTTCATGACCTCCCGCTTGAAGACGTGTTAGGTGATCGCTTTGCACGTTATAGTAAATATATTATTCAAGACCGCGCGCTTCCAGATGCGCGTGACGGTTTAAAACCGGTACAAAGACGTATTTTATATTCTATGTATGTAGAAGGAAATGTACATGATAAAGCGTTTCGTAAATCAGCTAAAACAGTAGGTAATGTTATTGGTAACTACCATCCACACGGTGATTCCTCTGTATATGAGGCGATGGTACGTTTAAGTCAAACTTGGAAAGTACGTAATGTTTTAGTTGAAATGCATGGTAATAATGGTAGTGTTGATGGCGATCCAGCAGCGGCAATGCGTTATACAGAAGCACGGTTATCACCAATTGCATCTGAGTTATTACGTGACCTTGATAAAGAAACAGTAGAATTTGTGTCAAACTTCGATGATACGAGTGAAGAACCAGTTGTATTACCAGCAATGTTCCCAAACTTATTAGTGAACGGATCGACAGGGATTTCAGCTGGTTATGCAACAGAAATTCCTCCGCATCACCTTGGAGAAGTAATTGATGCGACGATGATGCGTATTGATAAGCCGAATAGTACTGTTGATGATTTATTAACAGTTATTAAAGGACCAGATTTCCCAACGGGTGGTATTATTCAAGGGATTGATGGTATTAAAAAAGCGTACGAAACAGGGAGAGGTAAAATTATTATTCGCGGAAAAGCAGAAGTTGAAACGATTCGTGGTGGGAAGCAACAAATCGTTATTACAGAAATTCCGTACGAAGTAAATAAAGCAAACCTTGTTAAGAAAATGGATGAATTACGTCTAGATAAAAAGCTAGATGGAATTGCTGAAGTGCGTGATGAGACAGATCGTACAGGTCTTCGCATCGTTGTAGAATTAAAAAAAGAAGTAAATGCTGAAGGTATTTTAAATTATTTATATAAGAATACAGATTTACAAATTCCGTACAACTTTAATATGGTAGCGATAAATAATCGTCGTCCGACACTTATGACATTACCTAAGATTTTGGATGCATATATTGGGCATCAGAAAGAAGTTGTTACAAGACGCTCACAATATGAATTACGAAAAGCAGAAAATCGTCAACATATTGTAGAAGGTTTAAAGAAAGCATTATCGATTTTAGATGAAGTGATTGAAACGATCCGTGCTTCTAAAGATAAGCGTAACGCGAAAGATAATTTAAGTGCGAAATTTGGATTTACAGAAGCACAGTCAGAAGCAATTGTGTCGCTGCAATTATATCGTTTAACGAATACAGATATTACGGCGTTAGAACAAGAAGCGGATGAGCTTAATAAGAAAATTATAGAGTTACAGTCGATTTTACAAAGTGAAAAAAGACTACTTCAAGTTATTAAAACAGATTTGAAGAGAGTAAAGAAAACATATAGTGATGATCGCCGTGCTATTATTGAAGAACAAATTGAGGAAATTAAAATCGATGTGGAAGTTATGATTCCGCAAGAAGATGTCATCGTTACTGTAACGAAAGAAGGATATGTGAAACGAACGGGTTGGCGTTCACATAATGCATCGAACGGGAAAGACTTCGGTATGAAAGAGGGTGACATCTTACTTGAGCGTTTCGATACAAACACGACAGAAACCGTTCTTTTATTTACGAACAAAGGAAATTATATTTATCTTCCTGTATATGAAATGCCAGAAATCCGTTGGAAAGATTTAGGTCAACACGTTGCGAATCTCGTTTCACTCGAGCGGGATGAAATGATTATCTGGGCGACCGTCGTACCGAATTTTGAAGAAGAAAAACGATTTATCGTATTTGTTACACGAAACGGTATGATTAAGAAAACCGAATTAAACCAATATAAAGTGCAACGTTATTCAAGAGCGTTCGTCGCTGTAAACTTGAAAAAAGAAGATGAAGTTGTTGATATATTTGCGACAGATGGAACGAGTGATATTGTTCTTGCAACTCATGGTGCATATGCACTTATTTTCCATGAAGATGAAGTAAGTCCAGTTGGTGTAAGAGCCGCTGGTGTGAAAGCAATTAATTTAAAAGAAGATGACTATGTCGCTTCTGGTAAACCATTAAATGGTGACAAAGATCAACTTATTCTCGTAACGCAGCGTGGTGCTGTAAAACGTCTAAAAGCATCAGAAATTGAGAAATCAACGAGGGCGAAGCGAGGTCTTGTTATTTTCAAAGAGTTAAAACGTAATCCGTACCGCATTGTCGGTATTGAAATTGTTCGAGACGATGAACTAGTTTACATGAAGACAGAGAAACACATTGTAGAAGAGATTGATCCGAAAGCGTATCGAAATAAAGACCGGTATAGTAACGGTAGTTTAGTATTAGATGTTAATGATACTGGTGAAGTTGTAGAAACGTGGACGAAGAAAAGAACGGAGTAA
- the parE gene encoding DNA topoisomerase IV subunit B — protein sequence MAKHQFQYNEDAIQVLEGLEAVRKRPGMYIGSTDSRGLHHLVYEIVDNSVDEALAGFGDEISVVIHKDNSISVIDKGRGMPTGMHKLGKPTPEVILTVLHAGGKFGQGGYKTSGGLHGVGASVVNALSEWLVVTIKRDGNIYEQRFENGGIPATTLEKIGKTKESGTTIHFKPDTTIFSTTNYNYETLCERLRESAFLLKGMKISIKDERNDLEDVFHYETGIEAFVSYLNEEKDSIHPVVYFTGEQNGIEAELAFQFNDGYSENILSFVNNVRTKDGGTHEAGFKTAMTRVFNEYARKVSLLKEKDKNLEGTDIREGVAAIVSVRVPEEVLQFEGQTKGKLGTSEARSSIDAIVSEHLAYFLEENPDVATLLVRKAVKAAQAREAARKAREEARTGKKKKKSEGTLSGKLTPAQSRNPQKNELYLVEGDSAGGSAKQGRDRRFQAVLPLRGKVINTEKAKLADIFKNEEINTIIYAIGGGVGNEFAVEDINYDKVVIMTDADTDGAHIQVLLLTFFYRYMKPLIEAGKVFIALPPLYKVSKGKGKSEVIEYAWSDEELDGVTKKVGKGYMLQRYKGLGEMNADQLWETTMNPETRTLIRVKIDDASRAERRVTTLMGDKVEPRRKWIERNVQFGMQEEGNILENEMIMETEVE from the coding sequence TTGGCGAAGCATCAGTTCCAATATAATGAAGATGCAATTCAAGTGTTAGAAGGACTTGAAGCCGTTCGAAAACGCCCGGGTATGTATATCGGGAGTACGGATAGCCGTGGATTGCATCATTTAGTATATGAAATAGTAGATAACTCCGTTGACGAAGCGTTAGCGGGATTTGGCGACGAAATTTCTGTCGTAATACATAAAGATAATAGTATTAGTGTTATTGATAAAGGGCGAGGAATGCCTACGGGAATGCATAAACTTGGGAAACCAACACCTGAAGTCATTTTAACTGTACTTCATGCTGGTGGTAAGTTTGGTCAAGGTGGCTATAAAACAAGTGGTGGTTTGCACGGTGTTGGGGCATCAGTTGTAAATGCCTTGTCAGAATGGTTAGTAGTAACGATTAAACGTGACGGAAATATTTATGAACAACGCTTTGAAAATGGTGGTATTCCTGCAACGACGTTAGAGAAAATCGGGAAGACAAAAGAGTCTGGTACAACAATACATTTTAAACCAGATACAACTATTTTCAGTACAACAAATTACAATTATGAAACATTATGTGAGAGATTACGTGAATCTGCATTCTTATTAAAAGGAATGAAAATATCGATAAAAGATGAACGTAATGATTTAGAGGATGTATTTCATTATGAAACAGGAATTGAAGCTTTCGTTTCATACTTAAACGAAGAGAAAGATTCGATTCATCCAGTTGTATACTTCACTGGTGAACAAAACGGAATTGAAGCAGAGTTAGCATTCCAGTTTAACGATGGCTATTCAGAAAACATTCTTTCGTTTGTAAATAACGTACGTACAAAAGATGGGGGAACACACGAAGCTGGATTTAAAACAGCAATGACGCGTGTGTTCAATGAGTATGCTCGTAAAGTATCGTTATTAAAAGAAAAAGATAAAAACTTAGAAGGTACAGATATTCGTGAAGGTGTAGCGGCTATCGTTTCTGTACGTGTACCAGAAGAAGTACTTCAGTTTGAAGGGCAAACGAAAGGGAAACTAGGTACAAGTGAAGCTCGTTCTTCAATTGATGCAATTGTATCTGAGCATTTAGCTTACTTTTTAGAAGAAAACCCGGATGTTGCTACACTTCTTGTGAGAAAGGCAGTTAAAGCAGCGCAGGCGCGTGAGGCTGCTCGTAAAGCGAGAGAAGAAGCGCGTACTGGTAAAAAGAAAAAGAAATCAGAAGGTACATTGAGTGGTAAGTTAACACCTGCACAATCACGTAACCCACAGAAAAATGAACTGTACTTAGTAGAGGGTGACTCTGCCGGTGGTTCAGCGAAACAAGGTCGAGACCGACGTTTCCAAGCAGTATTACCATTACGTGGTAAAGTAATTAATACAGAAAAAGCAAAGCTTGCTGATATTTTTAAGAATGAAGAGATCAATACGATTATTTACGCAATTGGCGGTGGCGTAGGGAATGAATTCGCTGTTGAAGATATTAACTATGATAAAGTTGTTATTATGACCGATGCAGATACGGATGGAGCACATATTCAAGTGTTACTACTGACGTTCTTCTACCGCTATATGAAGCCACTTATTGAAGCTGGTAAAGTATTTATCGCACTTCCACCTTTATATAAAGTAAGTAAGGGAAAAGGGAAAAGTGAAGTAATTGAATATGCATGGTCTGATGAAGAATTAGATGGTGTAACAAAAAAGGTCGGTAAAGGCTATATGTTGCAGCGCTATAAAGGACTTGGTGAAATGAATGCCGATCAATTATGGGAGACAACGATGAATCCTGAAACACGTACGTTAATTCGTGTGAAAATTGACGATGCATCAAGAGCTGAGCGTCGAGTTACGACATTGATGGGTGATAAAGTAGAACCTCGCCGTAAATGGATCGAACGAAATGTACAATTTGGTATGCAAGAAGAGGGAAATATTTTAGAAAATGAAATGATTATGGAGACGGAGGTGGAATAA
- the nrdG gene encoding anaerobic ribonucleoside-triphosphate reductase activating protein: protein MKVMNIIHDSVVDGEGLRTVVFFAGCPHRCFGCHNPASWNVCNGTEMTVEEIVKEIASNPLTDVTFSGGDPFFQAAEVKKVAKVVKGLKKNLWMYTGYTLEEIQSSQNNDMIELLHYGDVLVDGRFEIEKKDLTLPFRGSSNQRIIRLKE, encoded by the coding sequence TGAACATCATTCATGATAGTGTAGTAGATGGAGAAGGATTGCGGACAGTCGTGTTTTTTGCGGGCTGTCCGCATCGTTGTTTCGGGTGCCATAATCCGGCATCTTGGAATGTTTGCAATGGAACTGAAATGACGGTAGAAGAGATTGTGAAAGAGATTGCAAGTAATCCATTAACTGATGTAACATTTTCAGGTGGAGATCCATTCTTCCAAGCTGCTGAAGTGAAAAAAGTAGCAAAAGTTGTGAAAGGTTTGAAAAAAAATCTATGGATGTATACAGGTTATACGTTAGAAGAGATACAGAGTTCTCAAAATAATGATATGATAGAGTTGTTACATTATGGGGATGTTTTAGTCGATGGAAGATTTGAAATCGAGAAAAAAGATTTAACACTTCCATTTCGCGGAAGCTCCAATCAACGTATTATTCGATTGAAAGAGTAA
- a CDS encoding S1C family serine protease, which translates to MGYYDGPNLNEEHSETREMKKSGSKKGYFFTGLVGAVVGAVSISFAAPYMPWVQNNGAAVSSFNSNKQVEGTVVPVVNKAKNETDLPGMIEGAKDVVVGVINMQQSADPFAMQPTGQEQTAGTGSGVIYKKAGNKAYIVTNNHVVDGANKLAVKLSDGKQVDAKLVGKDPWLDLAVVEIDGSNVNKVASLGDSSKIRAGEKAIAIGNPLGFDGSVTEGIISSKEREIPVDIDGDKRPDWQAQVIQTDAAINPGNSGGALFNQNGEVIGINSSKIAQQSVEGIGFAIPINIAKPVIESLEKDGVVKRPALGVGVVSLEDVQAYAVNQLKVPKEVTNGVVLGKIYPVSPAEKAGLEQYDIVVALDDQKVENSLQFRKYLYEKKKVGEKVEVTFYRNGQKMTKTATLADNSATKNQ; encoded by the coding sequence ATGGGATATTACGACGGACCGAATTTAAATGAAGAGCATAGTGAAACGAGAGAAATGAAAAAATCAGGTAGTAAAAAAGGATATTTTTTCACAGGTTTAGTTGGAGCTGTAGTCGGGGCAGTTTCGATTAGTTTTGCAGCACCGTACATGCCATGGGTGCAAAATAATGGTGCAGCTGTTTCGTCATTCAATTCTAATAAACAAGTAGAAGGAACTGTAGTTCCAGTTGTAAATAAAGCGAAAAATGAAACTGATTTACCGGGAATGATCGAGGGCGCGAAGGATGTTGTTGTTGGTGTGATTAATATGCAACAAAGTGCTGATCCATTTGCGATGCAGCCGACAGGCCAAGAACAAACAGCTGGTACAGGCTCAGGTGTTATTTATAAAAAGGCAGGAAATAAAGCATATATCGTAACAAATAACCACGTAGTAGATGGTGCAAATAAACTTGCCGTTAAACTAAGCGATGGAAAGCAAGTCGATGCAAAATTAGTTGGTAAGGACCCTTGGTTGGACTTAGCTGTTGTAGAGATTGATGGATCTAATGTGAATAAAGTTGCAAGTTTAGGTGATTCCAGTAAAATCCGTGCGGGTGAGAAAGCAATTGCAATCGGTAATCCATTAGGATTTGATGGAAGTGTAACGGAAGGTATCATCAGTAGTAAAGAGCGTGAAATTCCAGTTGATATTGATGGTGATAAACGTCCTGATTGGCAAGCACAAGTTATTCAAACAGATGCAGCGATTAACCCTGGTAATAGTGGTGGTGCACTATTTAACCAAAACGGTGAGGTAATCGGTATTAACTCAAGTAAAATAGCTCAGCAATCAGTAGAGGGTATTGGTTTTGCAATTCCAATTAACATCGCAAAACCAGTTATTGAATCACTTGAAAAAGATGGAGTGGTGAAACGTCCAGCACTAGGAGTCGGTGTCGTTTCATTAGAAGATGTGCAAGCTTATGCAGTAAATCAATTAAAAGTGCCAAAAGAAGTAACAAATGGCGTTGTATTAGGTAAAATTTATCCAGTATCACCAGCAGAAAAAGCTGGTTTAGAGCAATATGATATTGTAGTAGCATTAGATGATCAAAAAGTAGAAAATTCACTTCAATTCCGTAAATATTTATATGAAAAGAAAAAAGTAGGCGAGAAAGTAGAAGTTACATTCTATCGCAATGGTCAAAAAATGACGAAAACAGCTACATTAGCAGATAATTCAGCTACAAAGAATCAATAA
- a CDS encoding response regulator transcription factor, translating into MNKTVLLVEDERRLREIVSDYFRNEGFEVIEAEDGKKALELFAEHEIDLIMLDIMLPEIDGWSVCRRIRKESAVPIIMLTARSDEDDTLLGFELGADEYVTKPFSPKVLVARAKTLLKRADGAVGVTEENAMSLAGIEVNRLSRTVLVEGEEIILTHKEFELLVYLMENKGIVLSRQHLLDQLWGYDYYGDDRTVDTHIKKLRNKLGDRAKHIGTVIRVGYKFEE; encoded by the coding sequence ATGAATAAAACAGTATTACTTGTTGAAGATGAAAGAAGATTACGTGAAATCGTTAGTGATTATTTTCGTAATGAAGGCTTTGAAGTAATCGAAGCAGAAGACGGAAAAAAAGCGTTAGAATTATTTGCAGAGCATGAAATTGATTTAATTATGTTAGATATTATGTTACCAGAAATAGATGGATGGTCTGTTTGTAGACGAATTAGAAAAGAATCAGCAGTACCAATCATTATGTTGACAGCACGTTCAGATGAGGATGATACATTACTAGGGTTCGAATTAGGTGCAGATGAGTATGTAACAAAACCTTTTAGTCCGAAAGTGTTAGTAGCTCGAGCAAAGACATTATTGAAACGTGCGGATGGTGCGGTAGGAGTAACTGAAGAAAATGCTATGTCTTTAGCTGGAATAGAAGTGAATCGACTATCTAGAACAGTTTTAGTAGAGGGAGAAGAAATTATATTGACACATAAGGAGTTTGAGCTTCTTGTTTATTTAATGGAGAACAAAGGAATTGTGTTGTCGCGTCAACATTTATTAGATCAGTTATGGGGATATGACTACTACGGCGATGATCGAACGGTTGATACACATATTAAAAAACTGCGAAATAAGCTAGGAGATAGAGCGAAGCATATCGGTACTGTCATTCGAGTGGGTTATAAATTTGAAGAATAA